In one window of Henckelia pumila isolate YLH828 chromosome 1, ASM3356847v2, whole genome shotgun sequence DNA:
- the LOC140874702 gene encoding alkaline ceramidase — protein MTGGVSSFWGPVTSTHEWCEPNYAYSSYIAEYFNTISNVPCIILALIGLVNALRQRFEKRFSVLHISNMILSFGSILYHATLQRLQQQGDETPMVWEMLLYIYILYSPDWHYRSTMPTFLFLYGAVFAVAHALLHFDIAFKLHYALLCFLCIPRMYKYYIHTEDKSAKRLAKLYVITLLLGTLCWLIDRLLCKKITSWYFNPQGHALWHVLMGFNSYFANTFLMFCRAHQREWNPKVMHFLGIFPYVKIQKPKSQ, from the exons ATGACTGGTGGAGTATCAAGTTTTTGGGGCCCTGTCACATCAACACACGAGTGGTGTGAACCTAATTATGCTTACTCTTCCTACATCGCTGAGTATTTCAACACCATCTCTAATGTTCCGTGCATCATTTTAGCACTCATTGGTCTCGTGAATGCATTGAGACAGCGTTTTGAGAAAAGATTTAGTGTCCTTCACATATCAAATATGATACTTTCCTTTGGCAGCATCCTGTATCATGCCACACTGCAGCGGCT GCAACAGCAAGGAGATGAAACACCTATGGTGTGGGAAATGCTCCTTTATATTTACATTCTATACTCTCCAGATTGGCATTATCGGAGCACAATGCCCACTTTCTTGTTTCTTTATGGTGCTGTCTTTGCTGTAGCACATGCACTCCTTCATTTCGACATCGCTTTTAAGCTGCACTATGCACTGCTTTGCTTTCTTTGCATTCCTAGGATGTACAAGTATTATATTCACACAGAAGACAAATCAGCTAAGCGACTTGCAAAGTTGTATGTCATCACTTTACTGCTTGGAACTCTATGCTGGCTGATTGACCGTCTTTTGTGCAAGAAAATCACAAGCTGGTACTTCAATCCTCAGGGCCACGCACTGTGGCACGTTTTGATGGGTTTCAACTCATACTTCGCCAATACGTTTCTGATGTTCTGCCGTGCTCATCAACGGGAATGGAACCCAAAAGTAATGCACTTTCTTGGAATTTTTCCCTATGTGAAGATACAAAAACCAAAATCCCAATAG